In a single window of the Saccharothrix australiensis genome:
- a CDS encoding 2-amino-3,7-dideoxy-D-threo-hept-6-ulosonate synthase — MTTRRSSGRDLRLRRLFRRVPDRLFVVPLDHSLTDGPITGGPGGLSRLVCELAAGGTDAVVVHKGSARHLDPEVFLGTSLIVHLSAGTVHASDPDDKYPVATVEEALRLGADAVSVHVNLGSDGERAQISALGAVAEACDRWNMPLLAMMYPRGPRIADPLDPALIAHAATVAADLGADVVKSVYAGSPGAMADVVGSCPVPVIVAGGSARGDTASVVAFVEDALSAGAAGVAMGRNVFQAAEPGARARAVAEVVHRAAPSPHEQALLTAGRGR; from the coding sequence GTGACGACTCGTCGTTCGTCAGGCCGCGACCTGCGGCTGCGCCGGCTGTTCCGGCGCGTACCCGACCGGCTGTTCGTGGTGCCGCTGGACCACTCGCTCACGGACGGGCCGATCACCGGCGGGCCCGGCGGGCTCTCCCGGCTGGTGTGCGAGCTGGCCGCGGGCGGCACGGACGCGGTGGTGGTGCACAAGGGGAGCGCGCGGCACCTCGACCCGGAGGTGTTCCTCGGCACGTCGCTGATCGTGCACCTGAGCGCGGGCACCGTGCACGCGAGCGACCCCGACGACAAGTACCCGGTGGCGACCGTCGAGGAGGCGCTCAGGCTCGGCGCGGACGCGGTGAGCGTCCACGTGAACCTCGGTTCGGACGGCGAGCGCGCGCAGATCTCCGCCCTGGGCGCGGTCGCCGAGGCGTGCGACCGGTGGAACATGCCCCTGCTGGCCATGATGTACCCGCGGGGGCCGCGGATCGCCGACCCGCTCGACCCGGCGCTGATCGCCCACGCCGCCACGGTGGCGGCCGACCTCGGGGCCGACGTCGTCAAGTCCGTGTACGCCGGCTCGCCGGGGGCCATGGCCGACGTGGTCGGGAGCTGCCCGGTGCCCGTGATCGTCGCCGGCGGCTCGGCGCGGGGCGACACCGCGTCCGTCGTGGCGTTCGTGGAGGACGCGCTGTCGGCGGGCGCGGCCGGGGTGGCGATGGGGCGCAACGTGTTCCAGGCGGCGGAGCCGGGCGCGAGGGCGCGCGCCGTCGCCGAGGTGGTGCACCGCGCCGCGCCGTCGCCGCACGAGCAGGCGCTGCTGACCGCCGGCCGCGGCCGGTGA
- a CDS encoding methyltransferase: MTDDSSDITGTGGDGKPPAVRMYELLYSSLVSQLIIAVADLGVADAVGDGTRHVDELAEATGSDPRSLYRALRALASVGVFTETSPRRFALTPLAETLRADRPGSMRDLARYVGLPERQRAFGALAQSLRTGKPSFDHVHGQDWWSFFAARPELATLFNSAMSSMARMVNGAALDSCDLSDVELLVDVGGGRGTLAAMLLDRYPGMRAVVFDLPRVVPEARAQLDAAGFADRARCVGGDFLREVPEGGDAYVLSWTIHDWDDEDAVTILRNIREAMGERGRLLVIDEVIPEGDARHFGKFEDVVMMCLLTGQVRTEAELRALFERAGLRHVETRNTPSPTSVVVATRA; the protein is encoded by the coding sequence ATGACTGACGACTCCTCCGACATCACCGGCACGGGCGGCGACGGGAAGCCACCCGCGGTCCGGATGTACGAGCTGCTCTACAGCTCCCTGGTGAGCCAGCTGATCATCGCGGTGGCCGACCTGGGCGTGGCGGACGCCGTGGGTGACGGGACGCGCCACGTGGACGAGCTGGCGGAGGCCACCGGCAGCGACCCGCGCTCGCTGTACCGGGCCCTGCGCGCGCTGGCGAGCGTCGGGGTGTTCACCGAGACCTCGCCCCGGCGCTTCGCGCTGACGCCGCTGGCCGAGACGCTGCGCGCGGACCGGCCCGGCTCGATGCGCGACCTCGCGCGGTACGTCGGCCTGCCGGAGCGGCAGCGCGCGTTCGGGGCACTGGCCCAAAGCCTGCGCACCGGCAAGCCGTCGTTCGACCACGTGCACGGCCAGGACTGGTGGAGCTTCTTCGCCGCGCGCCCGGAACTGGCCACCCTGTTCAACAGCGCCATGTCGAGCATGGCCCGCATGGTCAACGGCGCGGCGCTCGACAGCTGCGACCTGTCCGATGTGGAACTGCTGGTGGACGTGGGCGGCGGCAGGGGCACCCTGGCGGCCATGCTGCTGGACCGCTACCCGGGTATGCGCGCGGTGGTGTTCGACCTGCCGAGGGTCGTGCCCGAGGCGAGGGCGCAGCTCGACGCCGCCGGGTTCGCCGACCGGGCGCGGTGCGTGGGCGGGGACTTCCTGCGCGAGGTGCCGGAGGGCGGGGACGCGTACGTGCTGTCCTGGACCATCCACGACTGGGACGACGAGGACGCGGTGACCATCCTGCGGAACATCCGCGAGGCGATGGGGGAGCGCGGCCGGCTCCTCGTCATCGACGAGGTGATACCGGAAGGCGACGCGCGGCACTTCGGCAAGTTCGAGGACGTCGTGATGATGTGCCTGCTGACCGGGCAGGTGCGCACCGAGGCCGAACTCCGCGCGCTGTTCGAGCGGGCCGGGCTGCGGCACGTGGAGACCCGGAACACCCCCTCGCCCACCAGCGTCGTCGTCGCGACCCGTGCCTAG
- a CDS encoding aspartate kinase has protein sequence MKTVVRKYGGSSLATLDDLRAVAGAVAAGARDQAMVVVVSARGKTTDELLRTAALITPSPAPREVDQLLATGEIASAAQLALAVTALGVPAVSLTGAQAGIAATGEHGSAMIEDVDPTRMRRHLAAGEVVVISGFQGCDGKGDTVTLGRGASDTTAVAVAAALGVRDCEIRTDVDGVHTADPRVVPGARLLPAVGADVMTELAFAGARVLHSRAAELAASAGVRLVVRDASGRSPGTTVLGRSDQRMLDETRGFVTAVAQDDQVVLARVRAADHDVPASVLSALAGHRVAVDMVSWTGSGQHCPVLGFALHGSRLEVAEAALAGVVDRHRCAVELTGRVGKLSVVGTGLLNRPEHTALMVRVLGELGITPIWLATTQLRSSVLVPVDRLAEGVRALHRRFGLDRDGSPATPTA, from the coding sequence ATGAAGACAGTCGTCCGGAAGTACGGTGGCAGTTCGTTGGCCACCCTCGACGATCTCCGCGCGGTGGCCGGGGCCGTCGCCGCCGGGGCGCGCGACCAGGCGATGGTCGTCGTGGTGTCCGCCCGCGGGAAGACGACCGACGAGCTGCTGCGCACCGCGGCGCTCATCACGCCCTCACCCGCGCCGCGCGAGGTCGACCAGCTGCTCGCCACGGGCGAGATCGCCTCGGCCGCCCAGCTGGCCCTCGCGGTGACCGCCCTGGGCGTCCCGGCCGTGTCGCTCACGGGCGCGCAGGCGGGCATCGCGGCGACCGGCGAGCACGGCTCGGCCATGATCGAGGACGTCGACCCGACCCGGATGCGCCGTCACCTCGCGGCGGGCGAGGTCGTGGTGATCTCCGGCTTCCAGGGCTGCGACGGCAAGGGCGACACGGTGACGCTCGGGCGCGGCGCGTCGGACACCACGGCCGTCGCGGTGGCCGCCGCCCTCGGCGTGCGCGACTGCGAGATCCGCACCGACGTCGACGGCGTCCACACGGCCGACCCGAGGGTCGTGCCCGGAGCCCGCCTGCTGCCGGCGGTCGGGGCCGACGTGATGACGGAGCTGGCGTTCGCCGGCGCGCGGGTGCTGCACTCGCGCGCCGCCGAGCTGGCCGCGAGCGCCGGGGTGCGCCTGGTCGTGCGCGACGCGTCCGGCCGGTCACCCGGAACCACCGTCCTGGGGCGGAGCGACCAGCGCATGCTCGACGAGACCCGGGGGTTCGTGACCGCCGTCGCGCAGGACGACCAGGTGGTCCTGGCGCGCGTCCGGGCGGCCGACCACGACGTGCCGGCCTCGGTGCTCTCCGCCCTCGCGGGCCACCGGGTCGCGGTGGACATGGTGTCCTGGACGGGCTCCGGGCAGCACTGCCCGGTGCTGGGGTTCGCGCTGCACGGCAGCCGGCTGGAGGTGGCGGAGGCCGCGCTCGCGGGAGTGGTCGACCGGCACCGCTGCGCGGTCGAGCTGACCGGGCGGGTCGGCAAGCTGTCCGTCGTCGGGACCGGCCTGCTCAACCGCCCGGAGCACACGGCGCTGATGGTGCGGGTGCTGGGGGAGCTGGGCATCACGCCGATCTGGCTCGCCACCACGCAACTGCGCTCGTCGGTGCTCGTCCCGGTCGACCGGCTCGCCGAGGGCGTGCGGGCGCTGCACCGGCGGTTCGGGTTGGACCGCGACGGGTCACCGGCCACGCCCACCGCTTGA